One Equus quagga isolate Etosha38 chromosome 5, UCLA_HA_Equagga_1.0, whole genome shotgun sequence genomic window carries:
- the JUN gene encoding transcription factor Jun: MTAKMETTFYDDALNASFLQSESGAYGYSNPKVLKQSMTLNLADPVGSLKPHLRAKNSDLLTSPDVGLLKLASPELERLIIQSSNGHITTTPTPTQFLCPKNVTDEQEGFAEGFVRALAELHSQNTLPSVTSAAPPVSGAGMVAPAVASAAGGGGGGGFSASLHSEPPVYANLSNFSPGALGGGGAPSYGAAGLAFPAQPQPPPPPQPHHLPQQIPVQHPRLQALKEEPQTVPEMPGETPPLSPIDMESQERIKAERKRMRNRIAASKCRKRKLERIARLEEKVKTLKAQNSELASTANMLREQVAQLKQKVMNHVNSGCQLMLTQQLQTF; encoded by the coding sequence ATGACTGCAAAGATGGAAACGACCTTCTACGACGATGCGCTCAACGCCTCGTTCCTGCAGTCCGAGAGCGGCGCCTACGGCTACAGCAACCCCAAGGTCCTCAAGCAGAGCATGACCCTGAACCTGGCCGACCCGGTGGGCAGCCTGAAGCCGCACCTCCGGGCCAAGAACTCGGACCTGCTCACCTCGCCCGACGTGGGGCTGCTCAAGTTGGCGTCGCCCGAGCTGGAGCGCCTGATAATCCAGTCCAGCAACGGGCACATCACCACCACGCCGACTCCCACCCAGTTCCTGTGCCCCAAGAATGTGACCGACGAGCAGGAGGGCTTCGCCGAGGGCTTCGTGCGCGCCCTGGCCGAACTGCACAGCCAGAACACGCTGCCCAGCGTCACGTCGGCGGCGCCGCCGGTCAGCGGGGCGGGCATGGTGGCTCCCGCGGTGGCCtcggcggcgggcggcggcggcggcggcggcttcAGCGCCAGCCTGCACAGCGAGCCGCCCGTCTACGCCAACCTCAGCAACTTCAGCCCGGGCGCGCTGGGCGGCGGCGGGGCGCCCTCCTACGGCGCGGCCGGCCTGGCGTTCCCCGCGCAGccccagccgccgccgccgccgcagccgcaCCACCTGCCGCAGCAGATCCCCGTGCAGCACCCGCGGCTGCAGGCCCTGAAGGAGGAGCCGCAGACGGTGCCCGAGATGCCCGGGGAGACGCCGCCCCTGTCCCCCATCGACATGGAGTCCCAAGAGCGGATCAAGGCGGAGAGAAAGCGCATGAGGAACCGCATCGCTGCCTCCAAGTGCCGGAAAAGGAAGCTGGAGAGGATCGCCCGGCTGGAGGAAAAAGTGAAAACCTTGAAAGCGCAGAACTCGGAGCTGGCGTCCACGGCCAACATGCTCAGGGAACAGGTGGCACAGCTTAAACAGAAAGTCATGAACCACGTTAACAGTGGGTGCCAGCTCATGCTAACCCAGCAGTTGCAAACGTTTTGA